Proteins encoded by one window of Epinephelus moara isolate mb chromosome 18, YSFRI_EMoa_1.0, whole genome shotgun sequence:
- the qtrt1 gene encoding queuine tRNA-ribosyltransferase catalytic subunit 1, translated as MAATIECGADTNTSENSMSVKKALSAVSPLTLRIVAECPVTKARACDLMLPHSAVSTPVFMPVGTQGTMKGITVDQLDGLGCQICLGNTYHLGMRPGPDLIEKANGLHGFMNWKRNLLTDSGGFQMVSLVELSEVTEEGVKFKSPYDGKEILLSPEKSISIQNSLGSDIMMQLDDVVSSTRTGPRVEEAMHRSIRWLDRCIAANKNPDKQNLFAIIQGGLNAELRKACLDEMTQRDVPGFAIGGLSGGEEKDDFWRMVTLSTDHLPREKPRYLMGVGYAVDLVVCVALGCDMFDCVFPTRTARFGSALVPWGSLQVKQKQYAKDFQPIDPDCQCPTCKRHSRAYLHALFKSDTAAMHHITIHNIAYQLTLMRSVRQSIVEGRFPEFIRTFMKRMFPSRDQYPSWAVDALASVNVTLD; from the exons ATGGCTGCTACCATCGAGTGCGGCGCTGATACAAACACTTCAGAAAACAGCATGTCCGTGAAAAAGGCGCTGTCCGCAGTTTCTCCCCTCACTTTGCGAATCGTTGCTGAATGCCCGGTGACGAAAGCAAGAGCGTGTGATCTAATGCTGCCACACAGTGCTGTCAGCACCCCGGTTTTCATGCCTGTCGGCACTCAGGGGACCATGAAGGGGATCACTGTGGATCAGCTGGATGGTCTTGGCTGTCAGATTTGTCTTGGAAACACATACCACCTGGGCATGAGACCG GGGCCTGATTTAATTGAGAAAGCCAATGGTTTACATGGATTCATGAACTGGAAGAGGAATCTTTTAACT GACAGCGGGGGGTTTCAGATGGTGTCTCTCGTTGAGCTCTCGGAGGTCACTGAGGAAGGGGTGAAGTTCAAGTCCCCCTACGATGGCAAAGAGATCCTCCTGAGTCCTGAGAAATCCATCAGCATACAGAACAGTCTCG GGTCAGACATCATGATGCAGCTGGATGATGTGGTAAGCAGCACCAGGACAGGACCACGGGTGGAGGAGGCAATGCACAGATCCATTCGCTGGCTGGATCGATGTATAGCAGCCAATAAAAATCCAGACAAACAAAATCTTTTTGCCATCATCCAGGGAGGACTGAATGCAGAGCTGCGCAAGGCCTGTCTCGATG AAATGACTCAACGTGATGTTCCTGGTTTTGCCATCGGAGGACTgagcggaggagaggagaaggatgACTTCTGGCGGATGGTCACTCTGAGCACTGACCACTTGCCACGAGAAAAGCCGCGATACCTCATGGGTGTGGG GTATGCTGTGGATTTGGTGGTGTGTGTAGCTCTGGGATGTGATATGTTCGACTGTGTGTTTCCCACCCGCACTGCA AGGTTTGGCTCTGCCTTGGTGCCTTGGGGATCTCTCCAAGTGAAACAAAAGCAGTATGCCAAGGACTTCCAGCCCATAGACCCAGACTGCCAGTGTCCCACCTGCAAGAG acaTAGTCGGGCTTACCTCCATGCTCTGTTCAAGAGCGACACTGCAGCCATGCATCACATCACCATCCACAACATTGCCTACCAG CTCACCCTGATGCGCTCTGTGAGGCAGAGCATTGTGGAGGGCCGCTTCCCTGAGTTTATACGGACGTTCATGAAGCGAATGTTTCCCTCTCGCGACCAGTACCCCAGCTGGGCTGTGGACGCTCTAGCCTCTGTCAACGTTACATTGGATTAG